The proteins below come from a single Corylus avellana chromosome ca3, CavTom2PMs-1.0 genomic window:
- the LOC132176699 gene encoding ESCRT-related protein CHMP1B, translating into MGNTEKLLNQIMELKFTAKSLQRQAKKCEKEEKSEKLKIKKAMEKGNIDGARIYAENAIRKRTEQMNYLRLSSRLDAVVARLDTQAKMTTINKSMGNIVKSLESTLATGNLQKMSETMDQFEKQFVNMEVQAEFMESAMAGSTSLSTPEGEVNSLMQQVADDYGLEVSVGLPQPAAHAVPTKEAEKVDEDDLSRRLAELKARG; encoded by the coding sequence ATGGGAAACACGGAGAAGCTCTTGAATCAGATCATGGAGTTGAAATTCACAGCCAAGTCTCTGCAACGCCAGGCGAAGAAATGCGAGAAGGAGGAGAAATCGGAGAAGCTGAAGATAAAGAAGGCGATGGAAAAGGGAAACATAGATGGCGCTCGAATCTACGCGGAGAACGCGATCCGGAAGCGCACTGAGCAGATGAACTACCTGCGCCTCTCGTCTCGCCTCGACGCGGTGGTCGCGCGTCTAGACACGCAGGCCAAGATGACGACTATCAACAAGTCCATGGGCAACATCGTCAAGTCCCTCGAGTCTACGCTCGCTACCGGCAACCTCCAGAAGATGTCCGAGACCATGGACCAGTTCGAGAAGCAGTTCGTCAACATGGAGGTCCAGGCCGAGTTCATGGAGAGCGCCATGGCCGGCTCCACCTCGCTCTCTACGCCCGAGGGCGAGGTCAACAGCCTCATGCAGCAGGTCGCTGACGACTACGGCCTTGAGGTCTCTGTCGGGCTGCCGCAGCCGGCCGCACATGCGGTGCCCACCAAGGAGGCCGAGAAGGTCGACGAGGACGACCTCTCTAGGCGCCTCGCTGAGCTTAAGGCCAGAGGTTAA